The Henckelia pumila isolate YLH828 chromosome 2, ASM3356847v2, whole genome shotgun sequence genome includes a window with the following:
- the LOC140884465 gene encoding probable 2-oxoglutarate-dependent dioxygenase AOP1 — protein MGSETIKLPTIHFPHLKQEKSSSQTWEFLKNQVILALQEFGGFEATFDQIPQKLRSSVIEGIKQFFEVPFPIKLRYKPKNPYHGYNIGHHDFAPLYESFGIDDALSSGSMESFTDLIWSEGNADFCKSIQSFAAKLSKLDQIVRIMVLESLGLQKYIDEHIDSADYLVRLQKYDPPQSGETELALASHTDKNFLTIMYQDEVVGMEIMTKDEQWINAQSSSNSFIVIVGDSFHAWTNGRLHPPQHRVMMTGNIALYSLSLFSVPKEGYIIKTPKEMVDDEHPLQFRPFDYAKYLQFYNSSAGRRSLVPLKAYCGT, from the exons ATGGGCTCCGAAACTATAAAGCTTCCGACCATCCATTTCCCCCATCTGAAACAAGAAAAAAGCAGTAGCCAGACATGGGAATTTCTCAAAAACCAAGTAATTTTGGCCCTGCAAGAGTTCGGTGGCTTTGAGGCAACATTCGACCAAATCCCCCAAAAACTCCGGAGCTCCGTCATTGAAGGAATTAAGCAGTTTTTTGAGGTCCCTTTCCCGATTAAACTTCGATACAAGCCCAAGAATCCCTACCATGGCTATAACATTGGACACCATGATTTCGCGCCATTGTATGAAAGCTTCGGCATTGATGACGCACTCTCCTCTGGGAGCATGGAAAGCTTTACCGATCTCATCTGGTCTGAAGGCAATGCTGatttttg CAAGAGTATTCAGTCCTTCGCAGCAAAACTATCTAAATTAGATCAAATTGTGAGGATAATggttcttgaaagtttgggactCCAAAAATACATAGATGAACACATAGATTCGGCGGATTACCTTGTTCGACTTCAGAAATATGATCCTCCTCAAAGTGGAGAAACTGAGCTTGCATTAGCATCACACACGGATAAGAACTTTCTAACCATAATGTATCAAGATGAGGTTGTTGGGATGGAAATCATGACAAAAGATGAACAATGGATCAATGCTCAGTCCTCTTCAAATTCATTCATTGTCATTGTTGGAGACTCTTTTCAT GCATGGACAAACGGAAGACTGCATCCTCCACAACACAGggttatgatgactggaaataTTGCTTTGTATTCATTGTCATTGTTTTCAGTTCCAAAGGAAGGCTATATAATCAAAACCCCTAAAGAAATGGTTGATGATGAACATCCTTTGCAGTTCAGACCTTTTGATTATGCCAAGTATCTTCAGTTTTATAACTCATCTGCGGGTCGCAGATCCCTCGTACCTCTGAAGGCGTATTGTGGAACATGA